The genomic DNA CGATGCCGGGCTATGACATTCGAATCCTCGGCACCGGGGGAGACGACCTAACCGGCACCGGTCCGCGCGGCTCCAGCCCCGAGGGCAACATTGTGCTACGAACCCCACTACCGCCCGGCGCTCTAACTGGGGTGTGGGGAAGCGCGGAGAGGTACCGCCACTCTTACCTGACTGCCTTCCCCGGCTACTACTCGACGGGAGACGCCGGATATATCGATGAAGACGGATACGTCTTCGTTATGGGCCGAACGGACGACGTCATCAACGTCGCCGGACACCGCCTCTCAACCGGCTCTCTCGAAGAAGTCCTCACGATGCATCCAGCAGTGGCCGAGTGCGCGGTCATCGGGATTTATGACGAAATTAAGGGGCAGAGAGCCGCCGGCTTCGTAACTCTCAAAGCCCACGTCGCGATCTCGCAAGAGCGACTTCAGCGCGAACTGGTATCTCTAGTTCGAGAGCACGTCGGGCCGATCGCCGCGTTCCGCGACGTGACCATCCTCGACCGGCTCCCAAAAACCCGCACTGGCAAGATTTTGCGCAAGACAATGCGCCAGATTGCCGATGGCGAGACATACAAAGTTCCGGCGACGATCGAGGACCCTACTGTCCTGGACGGGCTGATAGTCGCTTTGAAGGCGTCGCCGCGGCGCGCATCCGAACCGAGTGCCATGCTTAGTGGGCCGAGTGCTGGCTGAGCGACGAAGACTGAACATTCATGTAGCGCTGAGTCGCGTGCCGGGCAGGAGCAGAGGTGCTCGCCGCAGTGCTGGCTGCCCGAGCCAGGTGCATCCGGCGTGTCTAAATTCCTCGAACCTGCCGACGTCCCCTCGTTTGTGGGCGCCGTCGATGCCGGAATTTGTCAAGGCGAGTGAGGCCGGTGGGTGTTAGGCGGCGAGTTGGATCTCGTCGGTTGGTGGCTGGTTGATCCACGCGGCCGGGTCTCGGTCGAGGATCTTCGGTCGCGTCTGTCGCGTCGTGAACCGTTCGGGGTGGGCGCGGCGGGCGGCCTCGAGTGTGGCGTCTCGGTCGCGGTCGATGGCGTCGGCGTGCCCGTAGTGCACGTCGGCGGGCGTGTGCATGCCGATGCCGGTGTGCCGGTGGTGGTGGTTGTAGGCGTGCACGAATTCGTCCAGGAACTGCCGTGCGTGGGCGAGGGAGACGAACCGGTCGGGGAAGACGGGCAGGTACTTCATCGTCTTGAACAGCGCTTCGGAGTAGGGGTTGTCATTGGACACGTGCGGTCGGGAGCGGGACGCGGTCACGCCGAGATCGGCGAGCAGGGTGCGGACGGTCTTCGACGTCATCGAGGGGCCGCCGTCGGAGTGCACGACCTCGGGGGTGCCGTGGATCCCGAACGCGTCGGTCATCATCTCCTTGGCGAGTAGGCCGTCCTCGCAGGCGTGCACGATGGCGCCGACGATGTAGCGGGAGAAGATGTCGATCATCACGTACGCGTCGTAGTACGTGCCTTTGACAGGGCCGGCGAGTTTCGTGATGTCCCAGGTATAGACCTGCCCGACGGCGGTCGCGATCAGCTCCGGCACCTTCCGCGGCGGATGGGTCGCGAGCCGGCGCCGCTCCCGTACCTGCGTGTGCTCGCGCAGCACCCGATACATGGTCGAGACCGAGCCCACGTATTCGCCGCGCTCGAGCAGGATGGGATAGATCTGCAACGGCGGCTTGTCGACGAACTCGTCACTGTTGAGCGTGGACAGCACCAGCGACCGCTCGACGCTCGAGAGCTTGTTCGCTGGGGCAGGACGAGCCGACGGCGGCTCGGGGTCCGGTCGGCGTGCGCGGGAGGCGGCGCGGGTCGCGGTCGCACGCGCCACGCCGGTCAGGGCTGCCGCCTGCCGGGTCGGCACGTCCGCGGCGGCCAGTTCGACGTAGGTGTTCATGAGCGCTTCCCGCGCCGCGGGTCGGTGTCCGCGCTCTTGGAGATCTGCCCCAAGAGCGCGTGCGCTTTTCCCATGATCTCCAACGCCGTCCGCGTCATCGACAACTCCACCTCGGCCTTCCGCAGTTGCGCCTTCAACCGGGCGTTCTCGGCCTGCGCGGCGCTGGGACGACCGACCGCTTCGCCGGGGTTCTTGCCCTCCAGCAGACCCGCGTCGCGCTGCTTGCGCCACTCCGAGATCAGCGACGAGTACAGGCCATGTCGGCGCAGGTATCCCGCGCCCTCACCCGTCTCGCACGCGACCTCGTACTCGGACAGGTACTGCAACTTCTGGCCCGGCGAGAACGAACGCCGACGCGTCGGCCCGTCCGGGATCGAGGGTGCGCTCACGACTCCATCATCGGCCGCGACGACCGCGACCGGGGAACTCAAACTCATCAGATTGGTGATCCTTCAACTCGCCCCACGAGGCGGACTTGCTATAAACCGGTGGACTCACTCAACCCTGACACGTAGGGTGCCGGGGATGTAGCAGAACCGGTCGAAGCAGTAGTGGGAGCGGAACAGCGCCCGCCGGTCGTTCTCTCTGCAACCTCGCCGTTTACCGATCAGGACACGTTTGACGGCGGGAGGGTCGCGATTAGTTCGTCTACCCATGTTCCGAGTCGCTCGGTGTGTTCGTCTCGGAGGGGCAAGATGCCCGCGTCGATCAGGAGCGACCTGAGGTGATGTCTGGCCTGCCCCGGTGGGCAAGCATCGAGGCTGGCATGGGTGATCGAGGTCTCCGCGCCGATGGTCTGCAGGAGGGCTTTCGGGATGGGCTTGAGCAGCCACCGCATGGTCGAGTCGGGCCGGCCCCGCTGTGCAAGCGCGGCGGGAGTTCTGTGAGCGGGACGGGGATGGTGCCTGTTGCCGAGGAGAGTAGCTGTCGGACGCTCAGGGTGACGGAGCAGCGTATGCACGTCCGCTCGAAGTGTTGATCGCCGGCCGCACCGCAGGTAGCACACACGTAGTCTCGTGTTGCTCCGGCGCATGGCCCGCAGATCCGCTCCCCCGTCTCGGAAAACCCGATGAGGGCTTTGACCTGGTCGCAGGTGGGGCATGTGTTCGGGGTGCGGAGCACGCGCCGGTAGCAGCCGGTGCAGACAGGGCCGATCGGCCACGTCGTCGTGTGAACGGGCCGCGCGAGATGGCAAACAACGCACTCAGCATCGGTGGTCTGATAGCAGGACTTGCAGAGATCGGTACTGCCGTTTTGGCTGCGTGCGGCGATTGGGCGTTCTTGTCCGCAGTGCCCGCACGCCCGGACGGGCGCCTTGTGGCAGCGTTTGCAGTAGTCGTCGCCGTCGACGACCGCGGTGACGTGGTCGACGCGACCGCAGCCTGCGCAGTCTCGCTTGGGTCGGGCGCAGTGACCGCACAGAGCGGCGCCGTCGCTTGTTCGGGCGCTGGGTGTTCGTGATCGGTGGCAGTTGGAGCATTCCTCGCGCCTGCTGGCGTTGTAGCACGGGCGGCATAGCCCACCTCCCTCAGGGAGCCTTTTCGAGCGCGGTGCGGTCGTGCCGCATTCGGAGCATGGATGCTCCGGGAGTGCTTTCACGGCGTAGTTCCGGGGCGGTTGATCGTCGTGCGCCGCGCCGTCACCCGACTCTTCGGCGACAGGGTCTCCCCCGCCACCTTCTGGTTCGAGGCCTCCACGATGCGAGGCTCGATGAGGTCATTGGGCGTGCATCCCAGGATGTCGCACAGTGCGATGAGTATCGACATGCTCAGCCGTTGAGGATGTCCGGTGACGAGTCGGTAGGTCTGCTCCCGGGAGAGCGAGACACCGCGCTCAGCGAGGCGTGGCTGCAGATCCGTCGTAGCAAACATGCCCTGCTCGGCCATCTTGGCGCGCAGGTGCCAGACGTAGTCCATTTCCTTCATCGCGGTTCCTCCTGAAGGTCGAGGCCGTACCGCGTGTGGATGGCCTGGGTGAGTAGACGATTCCGATACTCATTGGAAACGCCCACATAGATCGCGGTTGTCGATGAGAGGGCTTGTCAAGTTTTCTGTGTAAGCGGTTCGGAATTGGTGGTCAGAGGTAGGGGTTGATTCGCTCGGGGTAAGCCAGGGCGAGTTGCTCAAGGGCTTGTTTCCAGTTCGTCGTGACGTTGCCCTCGATGAGTCGGCCGCTGGCTTTGCGCTTGCTCGCGGGCAGGCCGCGTTCCTTCTCTCGTTCGCGGGCTCGTTTGTCCTCGATGTCGCAGATCGCGAGCCAGAGCAGCTTGACCGCAGCAGCGTCGTTGGGGAAATGGCCACGGTTCTTGGTGATCTTCCGCAGCTGGTAGTTCAGCGATTCAATCGCGTTCGTCGTGTAGATCACCCGCCGCAGCTCGGGCGGGAACGCGAGGAACGGGGTGAACTTGTCCCAGGCGTCCTGGAACGATTTCACCGCCGACGGGTATCGCTTCCCGAGCTCGGACGCGCTGAACTCCTCGAGCGCCTCGAGGGCGGTGTCCTCGTTCGCAGCCTGGTAGATCGGTTTCAGCGCGGCGGCGACGGCCTTGCGGTCCTTGTAGTTCACGAACCGCATCGCAGCCCGGATGAGATGCACGACGCAGGTCTGCACGGTCGCTTCCGGCCACGTCGCCGCGATCGCCTCGGGGAACCCGGTCAGCCCGTCGCAGCAGACGATCAGCACGTCGCGGACGCCGCGGTTGGCGAGTTCGGCGCACACCGACGCCCAGAACTTCGCACCCTCGGTGGCCTGCACCCAGATCCCCAGGACGTGCTTGATCCCGTCCATGTCGACCCCGACAGCGATATGAGCGGCCTTGTTGCGGACATGCCCGCCATCGCGGATCTTCACGATGATCGCGTCCAGATAGATCACCGGATACAGCGACTCGAGCGGCCTCGTCTGCCAGGCGAGGACCTCGTCGGCGACCTGGTCGGTGATCTTCGAGATCGTCTCATGGCTGAGCTCGGTGCCGATCGTGTTCGCGAGATGGTGCTGAATGTCGCGGATCGTCATCCCGCCCGCGTAAAGCGAGATGATCATCCCATCCAGCCCGTCCAGCCGCCGCTGCCCCTTCGGGACCAGCATCGGCGTGAACGACCCGTTCCGGTCGCGCGGGACCGCAAGCTCGATATCACCGATCTCGGTCGACACCGTCTTCGGCGTCGACCCATTGCGGGAGTTCGGATACAGCGACGCCTCGGCATCGCCGCGGTCGTAGCCGACATGCTCCGTCAGCTCCGCATCCAGCCCCCGCTCCAGCGCCGCCTTCAACATCCCGCCCAGCATCCCGTGCTCGCCCGTCAAGGGCTCGCCCGCGTCGATCTTCGCGAAGATCTCATCCATCGCTCCCGACGCCTTCAACTGATCAGCAAGCTCCTTCTGCCTCCGACGACGCTCCTCGCGCTCCGGGCTGATCGCATCCATAGTCACAGTGTTTCTCCTTCAGGGGGGTGAACCTCACCCCCTTACACAGACCATTTGACGTTGATACTGGGAACAGCTGGCGCGGGGCATGACCCACCATTTGACTGGCGGCTCCCTGGGGTCTGCCTTTAGCGTGATCTGTCTGCCGCGCGCCAGTTGAAGTGTCGGTCGGCCGGGCATGACCTCATAGGAGCGTGACCTCGGACCGGTCTCATCAACGTCTTGTCTGCCCTGCCCGGCCGACACTTCCCATTGTGAAACACATTCGAAGGGAAGTACACGATGCATGCTGGATCGCACGTCGTCGCGGGGGTGGACACGCACAAGGACACCCACTTCGCGGCGGTGATCACCGTCACAGGTCAGCAAGTGGGGGCTGCCGAGTTCCCCGCCACCGAGTCAGGCTACCGGGCGTTGACCGAGTTCATCACCTGCCACGGGCCGCTGCTGCGCGCGGGGGTCGAGGGCACCAACGCCTACGGCGCTGGCCTCTCGCGTCACCTTCGCGAGGTCGGCGTGCCGGTCGTGGAGGTGCTGCGTCCGGCTCGGCAGCTGCGGCGGATGCGCGGCAAGTCTGATCAGATCGACGCCTACGCGGCCGCGCAGATTGCGCTGGCCGACGTGGACACCGTAACCGCGAAGACCAGCGCCGGGACCGTCGAAGCGATCCGGGTGACTTTCGCCGCCCGTCGCAGCGCGATTAAGGCCCACTCTGAGGTGATCACTCAGATCAAGTCGTTACTGGTGACCGCTCCGGAGCCTGTCCGCGCCGAATACCGACACCTGGCCACCGGGCGGCTGATCAGCATGCTGGCGAACTCACGCCCCCGCGTCGGTGACGACGAAGTCGCCGCACGCACCCGCGTCGCGCTCAAACGGCTCGCGACCCGGTGCCGGCAACTGGACGCCGAGATCGACAGTCACGACACCGATCTCCACGACCTCGTCTCGCAGGTCAACCCTGGCATCCTCCAGGTCCACGGCATCGCTGCCACCACGGCTGCGCAACTACTGATCACCGCCGGAGACAACCCCGACCGGATCGGCTCGGAAGCCGCCTTCGCGATGCTCTGCGGCGCCGCGCCGATCCCGGCATCATCGGGCAAGACTAGTCGGCACCGCCTCAATCGCGGCGGCGACCGGCACGCCAACTCCGCGCTGCACCAGATCGCGAAAGTCCGGCTGGGCACCGATCCTGACACGCGCGCCTACGCGGCCAGGCTCACCGCAGCAGGCAAGAGTAAGAAGGACATCCTGCGCTGTCTCAAACGCGCCATCGCCCGACAGGTGTTCCACCTCATCACCAACCCACCGGTGATCGAACACAGCGACGATCTGCGACCGGCCCGTCAGGCACTCGGGCTCACACTCGCGAACGTTGCCGACGCCCTCGGCTGCAGCATCATGAAGATCTCTCAACTCGAACGCGGCACCATCCGCGACGTCCGATTCCTCCGGCACTATCGTGCCTGGCTCACGGCCACACCCGAGCTCCAACTCGCGGCTTGACAAACAATAGGAGCATCAGGCTCGACGCTCTACGCATGGATCTACGCCCCCGAGCAGAAGCACCGACAGCTCTGGCAGTACCTGCCTCGCGGGCAGCGCAAGCGCCGCCGCCGACAGGGCCGGCGGGTGCATTCCGAGCGGATCAAGTGGCGCACCTCGATCCACGAGCGCCCCGCCCTGGTCGAGGACCGTATCGAGTTCGGGCACTGGGAATCCGACAGCGTCCTCGGTCTGCGCGGCACCGGTGGGCTGCACACCACCGTGGAACGCCGCGCCCGGTACCTGCAGGCCGTGAAGATCCCCGCCATCGCCGCCGCGCCCACCATCGACGCACAGCTGAGCGTGTACTCGCCGCTACCCGCCCACGCCGTCCGCTCCGTGACGGCGGACAATGGGTCCGAGTTCGCGTTCCACTACCAACTCGCCGACGCCCTCGCCATCCCGACCTACTTCGCCGACCCGTACTCGGCATGGCAGCGGGGCACGAACGAGCACTTCAACGGCCGCATCCGCAAATACCTCCCGAAAGGCACCAGCTTCGAAGACCTCACCCAAACAGACCTCGACGAGATCGTCACCGAGATCAACAACCGACCCCGCCGAGTCCTCGGCTGGGCAACCCCCGCCGAGATCTTCAACGAACTATGCTCAAGCCAAGCCACACCACGTTGCACCTCGAACTAGAACCCGGGCCTCGTGACAGTGTCTCAACCCCGGCGTATCGTCGCCGGTATGAACGACAGCGCATACGGCATCATCCCGTCATACCTTCTCGCCCGCCTTGCCGAGTCTGGGCGCTTTCCCCGGGCGGCGGATGCTGCGCGCCAGACCCTGCTCGCCGGGCGTCCGACTTTCCGCGCCCGCATCGACCTGTCCATCGACGAACAGGGCGATCTCGTCGCCGAACTGTCGGATGCGCCGAACCGCACGATCAGCGACGCGCAGAACACCGAGACGCTGCCGGGTGTCATCGTGCGCGCCGAAGATGATCCGGCCGTCGACGACGTCAGCGTGAACCAGGCGTTCGACGGACTCGGGGCGACCTTCGAGATGCTGCTCAGCGCGTTCCGGCGCAACTCCCTCGACGGCAACGGAGCTCCACTGGATGCGTCCGTGCACTACGGCACCGACTACGACAACGCCTTCTGGGACGGCGAGCGCATGGTCTTCGGCGACGGTGACGGCGAGGTGTTCCGCGGCTTCACCGGTTCGATCACCGTCATCGGCCACGAACTCGCGCACGGCGTCATCCAGCACACGGCGAACCTCGAGTACCAGGGCCAGCCCGGCGCGCTGAACGAGTCGATCGCCGACGTGTTCGGCGCTCTCACCGAGCAGTACGGCGAAGGACAGACCGCAGACCAGGCGACCTGGCTGATCGGCGCAGGCATCTTCACCGACGAGGTTCAAGGCAAAGCTCTGCGGTCGATGCTCGAACCCGGCACCGCATACGACGACGACGAGCTCGGCAAGGATCCGCAGTCGGCGCACATGAGCGACTTCGTGCAGACGACGGAGGACAACGGCGGCGTGCACATCAACTCCGGCATCCCGAACCGCGCGTTCGCGCTCACTGCGACGGCTCTCGGCGGCAACGCATGGGAGCGTGCCGGCCTCACCTGGTACAACGCCCTGACCGGCACGCTGGCGAGCACGGCGAGCTTCCGGGATTTCGCCGATGCCACGATCGCCGCCGCCGTCGACGACGAAGTCGCAACAGCCACTCGCGCAGCATGGACCACCGTGGGAGTCTTGGATGATGCGCGACGCAGCCCCTCCGAGTGACGCAGCCCCTCCGAGTGATCCGGACGCGGAGCCCGGCTTCCGCATCGTCGTGATCCGCACAGGTGGTGTCGCCGGCATCCGTCGGCGCTGGCATGTAGAACCGCCACGCGACGAGGAGTCGCGCTGGATCGAATTGATCGATCGCTGTCCGTGGGAGGCCCCGGCCCCCACGCCGCCCGGTGCGGACCGGTATGTCTGGAGCATCCGGGCCCGCACCCCCGAGATGCGACGCGAACGCGATCTGCCGGAGTCGGCGCTCGACGGACCATGGCGCCAGCTCGTCGATGCCGTGCGCGCCGCTGCGGCAGACTGACACGGCCGCTCAAGGTGCGGGGCGCGGCTCCAGCATCACTCGGGTGACGGGCAGAGACTCCGGATGCTCCTGCTGCAGCCACGTCATGATCTTCTCCCGCACGAGGCAGCGCAGATCCCACTGGTCGTCAGAGTTCGCGGCCGAGATCTTGAAGCGCAGCGTGACATGGCCGCCTTCGGATCCGGTCACGAGCACGTTCGCCGAGCGCCGGTCCCAGGCGTCTGAGGCCTCGATGATCTCCATGAACTTCTCGCGCACAGCATCCACAGGCACCCGCCAGTCGAGGTCCATGTAGACGGTGCCGAGGATCTTGTCGGATCTGCGCGTCCAGCTCTCAACCGGCTTCGACGTGAAGTACGTGCAGGGCAGGATGAGTCGCCGCTCGTCCCAGATGTAGACGACCACGTACGACAGGTTGATCTCGCCGATGCGCCCCCACTCCCCCTCGATCACGACGACGTCTCCGACACGGATCGCGTCGGTGAAGGCGATCTGCACACCGGCGATGAGGTTGCCGAGCGTCGACTGCGCCGCGAGGCCGGCGATGATGCTGACGACGCCGGCAGAGGCGAGGATGCTGGTGCCCACAGCCCTGACTTCGGGGAACGAGAACAGCACCGCTCCGATCGCGATGATCGAGATCAGGACGACCACGAGACGGTTCAGCACAGTCAACTGGGTCTGGCGCCGTCGCGCCTCAGGGCTGGTCGCGTCGCGCCTGCTGTCGTACTGCATGAGTCGTTCCATGCCGAATGTGACGACCGTCGACAGCAGCCATGCGCCGACGAGCACGACGGCGATCAGCAGGACGCGCTGCAGTACCGGCCACCACGACAGCGCAGACGGAGCGGTGACGGCGCACGTGATCCACACCGCGATCAGGAACGCCAGGATCATCCCCGGCGTGCGGATGCGGCGTTCGAGTTCGCCGATCCAGGCCGAGCGCCCGCGGGCGCGCGCCGCCACGAACCGTACTCCGATGACGACCACCGCCACGATCGCGACAGCGATGAGCAGGGCGACGATCGTCTCCACCCACGCGGCCCAGTCCAGGTTCGAACTGACGGACGCAGTAACGCCGAAGAAAGAAGGCATCGTCCCACCCTAGACAAGGTCGTCGGGCAGTGAGAACCCCCTTGCTTCCGCGGCACCTGCGGCGCACTCTTTATTCGATGAGGGTGCTGGATTCGATGAGGGTGCTGGATTCGATGAGGGCGCGCCGCATCAGACAGGTGAACCGTCCGCAGCAAAGGAGCTGTCATGTCGCAGAAGATCATCCCGAACCTCTGGTTCAACCAGAACGCCGACGAAGCCGGCGCGTTCTACACCGACGTGTTCCCCGGTGCCACGGCGATCATCGGCGCACGGTACCCCGATGACGTGCCCGACTGGCAGGCGGACTTCAGCGGCAAGACCCTGACGGTCGACCTCGTCATCGACGAATACCTGCTCACGTTGATCAATGCCGGAGACGAGTTCCGCCCGAACGCGTCGGTGTCGTTCATGCTGAACTTCGATCCGCTGCGCTTCGACGGCGACCGCAATGCCGCGCGCGCCAGCCTCGATGAGACCTGGGCGAAGCTGTCCGACGGCGGTGCCGTGCGGATGGAACTCGGCGAGTACCCGTTCAGCCCGCGCTACGGCTGGGTCGAGGATCGCTATGGCGTGAACTGGCAACTGCTGCTGGCGAACCCCGAGGGAGAGCCGCGACCGTTCCTGATCCCGCAGCTGATGTTCTGCGGCCCGGTGCAGAACAAGGCGCGCGAGGCGGCGGAGTTCTACACCTCATTGTTCCCGGACGGCGAGGTCGGCTTCATCGCCGAGTACCCGACGCAGACCGGTCCGGCGGATGCCGGCAGCGTGATGTTCGGCGAGTTCCTGCTTGCCGGGCAGTGGTTCTCGATGATGGATTCGGCCGTCGAGCAGGACGTCACATTCGACTGCGGGGTCTCGCTCGAGGTGCGCGTCGTCGATCAGACGGAGCTGGACCGCTACTGGGACGCGCTGACCACCGCGCCCGAGGCGGAGGTCTGCGGCTGGCTCGCCGACAAGTACGGCCTCAGCTGGCAGATCGTTCCGGAGAACATGGGCGAACTCATGCAACGCCCTGGTGCGTACGAGAAGATGATGCAGATGAAGAAGCTCATCATCGCCGACTTCTGAGGACCACATGGGACTTTTCACGCAGAAACCCGACGATCCGGGCCCCTGGGCATCGCTGCCGGGAGAACCGCTGGATCAGGATGCCGTCGACAGGCTCGACGGCGCGGCCACCGTCGATCCGCTCGAGATCGGATTGGGCGCGCAGACCACGTCGATCGTCTTCCCCGTCGCTCCGGTTCTGGAAGAGGGCGCCGAGCCGACCGACGCCGAGCCGGCGGACTGACCGTCCCCGCGGGACGTTGAGCGAGCACACCCCGCGGGACGTTGAGCGAGCGCCAGCGAGACGAAACGCGTTGAGCGAGCGGAGCGAGTCGAAACGATGCTCAGTCGATCGACTCCGGCCGCGCTCCCAGCCCGACGAACCTTCCGGTGAGGTACGTGAGTCGCGGGTGATCACGCAGCATCCGCAGCGGGAACGGCAACGATGCACCCGGTGCACGCGACGCGATCAGCGGGCCCTGCAGCCGTCGCTGCACGAACTGGGTGAGCCGCACCGGCCAGGTGCGGCGGCGCTGCACGCGGCGCAGGTCCTTCGCCCGTGGCGGGCGCGCGCGCAGCACCGGGCCGAGGATGCGAGCAGCGGCGACAGCATCCTGAATCGCGAGATTGATGCCGACGCCTCCCGCCGGCGACATCGCGTGCGCGGAGTCGCCGATGCACAGCATCCCCTCGGCGTACCAGCGGCACAGCCGCTCGAGCCGCACCCGCAGCAGGTGCACGTCGTCGGCCGTGACGGTGGCGACAGCATCCGCCATGCGAGGCGAGATGCGTGCGATGCGTTCGCGCATCTTGACCACGTCGCCGTCGGATCCGGTCCAGGTGCCGGCGGGGATCACGTGCGCGATCTGGAAGAAGTCGCCTCGGTCTATCGTGATGATCATGCCGTCGCCCGCCTGGATGAACGGGTAGACCTCGCCGTCGCGCCTGGTCAGCCGGAACCACAGCACGTCCATGGCGGCGGCGCTGCCGGTCGGAGTCAGACCCGCGGCCGCGCGGATGTCGGAGTCGCGGCCGGATGCGTCGACGACGAGGCGTGCGCGGATGGTGACGTCGCCGTCTGGGCCGGATCCGGTGACGCCCGTGATGCGGGTGCTTTCACGGATGAGCCCGTCGATCCGCGTCGAGCGGAGCAGGCGGAATCCCGGATGCTGCGCCGCTGTGTCTGCGAGCAGGTCGAGGAAGTCCCACTGCGGCATGAACGTCATGACCTTGCGGCGAGTGGGCAGTCGGGTGAAGTCGGCGAGGGTGAGCTCGGTGCCTTGCCAGCTCAGGCGCACGCGGGGCATGTCGTCGTGCGGTCGGGCGAGGAACTCGTCGAGCAGGCCGAGTTCTGCGAGCAGGTCCTGGGTGGAGGGGTGGATGGTGTCGCCGCGGAAGTCACGGAGGAAGTCGGCGTGCTTCTCGGCGACGGTGACCTCGAGACCCTGGCGCAGTAGCAGGAGCGCCATCATGAGCCCGGCGGGGCCACCGCCGACGATCACGCAGTCTGTGTCGATGTGGGTGGTCATGGGTCAACGATCCCTGGTGCGTGCCAGCTGGTCAATCACCACTTCGCACCTGTTTTCGTGTCGTGAATCACGGTGCGGTGGTGGCGATCGAATGGCAGTAGTCATCGCCGTTACGGTTGAAGGATGACGATCATCGCCGCCGCAGACGGCTCCGCCCTGGGCAACCCAGGACCGAATGGCTGGGCCTGGTACATCGACGACGCGAACTGGGCGGCCGGCGGTTCGCCGCACGGCACCAACAACCAGGGCGAGCTGCAGGCCGTGCTCGAGCTGCTTCGGGCGACGGCCGGCACCGACGAGCCGCTGCTGATCATGTGCGACAGCAAGTACGTCATCGACTCGATCACCAAGTGGATGCCGGGATGGAAGCGCCGCGGATGGCGCAAGGCCGACGGCGCCCCTGTGCTCAACCGCGAGCTGA from Microbacterium profundi includes the following:
- a CDS encoding FAD-dependent oxidoreductase, whose amino-acid sequence is MTTHIDTDCVIVGGGPAGLMMALLLLRQGLEVTVAEKHADFLRDFRGDTIHPSTQDLLAELGLLDEFLARPHDDMPRVRLSWQGTELTLADFTRLPTRRKVMTFMPQWDFLDLLADTAAQHPGFRLLRSTRIDGLIRESTRITGVTGSGPDGDVTIRARLVVDASGRDSDIRAAAGLTPTGSAAAMDVLWFRLTRRDGEVYPFIQAGDGMIITIDRGDFFQIAHVIPAGTWTGSDGDVVKMRERIARISPRMADAVATVTADDVHLLRVRLERLCRWYAEGMLCIGDSAHAMSPAGGVGINLAIQDAVAAARILGPVLRARPPRAKDLRRVQRRRTWPVRLTQFVQRRLQGPLIASRAPGASLPFPLRMLRDHPRLTYLTGRFVGLGARPESID